A DNA window from Acidobacteriota bacterium contains the following coding sequences:
- a CDS encoding exo-alpha-sialidase, with product MSSVRVLVGTRKGAFVLTADAARKQWEVAGPHFGGWEVFHVKGSPADPNRIYAAQHTDWFGQVIQRSDDGGRSWNPAGNEFAYEGDPGTHLWYDGTPHPWEFKRVWHLEPSPSDPGTLFAGVEDAALFRSTDGGRSWRELSGLRRHPTGPAWQPGAGGLCLHTILLDPRDPARIYTAISAAGAFRSDDSGATWKPVNRGLNSEGILPDPEAEVGHCVHRIAMHPARPEVLFMQKHWDVMRSDDAGESWREISGNLPSDFGFPIEVHAHEPDTVYVVPIKSDSQHYPPDGRLRVYRSRTGGDDWEALTDGLPQRDCYVNILRDAMTVDRLDPCGVYFGTTGGQVYVSADAGDRWMPIVRDLPAVFSVEVQTLP from the coding sequence ATGAGCAGTGTCAGGGTGCTGGTCGGCACGCGCAAGGGGGCGTTCGTTCTGACGGCGGACGCGGCACGGAAGCAATGGGAGGTCGCCGGTCCGCACTTCGGCGGCTGGGAGGTCTTCCATGTCAAGGGATCGCCGGCCGATCCCAACCGTATTTATGCAGCCCAGCACACCGACTGGTTCGGTCAGGTCATCCAGCGTTCCGACGACGGCGGACGGTCGTGGAACCCGGCCGGGAACGAGTTCGCGTACGAGGGGGATCCGGGCACGCATCTCTGGTACGACGGCACGCCGCATCCTTGGGAGTTCAAGCGCGTCTGGCACTTGGAGCCGTCGCCGTCGGATCCCGGCACATTGTTTGCCGGCGTCGAGGACGCCGCGCTGTTCCGCTCGACCGACGGCGGACGGTCGTGGCGGGAGTTGTCGGGACTGCGCCGTCATCCGACCGGACCGGCGTGGCAGCCGGGCGCGGGCGGGCTCTGCCTCCACACCATCCTCCTGGACCCGCGCGACCCGGCGCGGATCTACACCGCCATCTCCGCCGCCGGGGCGTTCCGGAGCGACGACTCCGGCGCGACGTGGAAGCCGGTGAACCGCGGGCTGAATTCCGAGGGAATTCTTCCCGACCCCGAAGCCGAGGTCGGCCACTGCGTCCACCGCATTGCGATGCACCCGGCGCGGCCCGAGGTCTTGTTCATGCAGAAGCACTGGGACGTCATGAGAAGCGACGACGCGGGCGAGTCGTGGCGCGAGATCAGCGGAAACCTGCCGTCCGACTTCGGCTTCCCAATCGAGGTGCATGCCCACGAGCCGGACACGGTCTACGTGGTTCCCATCAAGAGCGACTCCCAGCACTATCCGCCGGACGGACGCCTGCGCGTCTACCGCAGCCGGACCGGCGGAGACGACTGGGAGGCGCTGACCGACGGGCTGCCCCAGCGCGACTGCTACGTCAACATCCTGCGCGACGCCATGACCGTCGACAGGCTCGACCCGTGCGGCGTCTATTTCGGCACCACCGGCGGTCAGGTCTACGTCTCCGCCGACGCCGGGGATCGCTGGATGCCCATCGTGCGCGACCTCCCGGCGGTTTTCTCCGTCGAGGTCCAGACGCTCCCCTGA
- a CDS encoding MoaD/ThiS family protein, producing MIRVVLPETLRVLARTGREVTVDLEVPATQRAVLDALEADYPVLRGTIRDHATRRRRAYLRFFACGQDLSHEPPDALLPEEVATGREAFMVVGAMAGG from the coding sequence ATGATCCGCGTCGTCTTGCCCGAGACATTGAGGGTGCTGGCCCGCACCGGCCGAGAGGTGACGGTCGATCTCGAGGTGCCTGCGACCCAACGCGCCGTGCTCGACGCGCTGGAGGCAGACTACCCCGTCCTGCGCGGCACGATCCGGGACCACGCGACGCGACGCCGCCGGGCCTATCTCCGGTTCTTTGCCTGCGGACAGGATCTGTCGCACGAGCCGCCGGACGCACTGTTGCCGGAAGAAGTGGCGACGGGCCGTGAGGCGTTTATGGTCGTCGGCGCCATGGCCGGGGGTTGA
- a CDS encoding SDR family oxidoreductase, with protein sequence MPNQPLLDRVAVVAGATRGAGRGIARMLGAAGATVYCTGRSVRGRPATPGRPETIEETAEMVTAEGGRGIAVRTDHTVESEVQRLFARIRDEQDRLDVLVNDIWGGDALTEWGSPFWTLSTARGVELLERAVLSHIITSRHGAPLMVERNAGLIVEVTDGDTHGYRGNLFYDLAKNAVIRLAYAMAADLHAHGVTALAITPGFLRSEAVLEALGVTEANWRDGIEEDPYFAESETPCFVGRAVAALAADPHVGRKSGGLFSSWGLAREYGFTDLDGRRPDWSRFFARKVEEIIERDTPPDGMDRFVVRSRLYQAQLDPSAIEEAACLRAWLDRRK encoded by the coding sequence ATGCCGAACCAGCCGCTGCTCGACCGGGTGGCAGTCGTCGCCGGCGCGACGCGCGGCGCCGGCCGGGGCATCGCCCGCATGCTGGGGGCGGCGGGGGCCACCGTGTACTGCACCGGCCGCAGCGTTCGGGGCCGGCCCGCCACCCCGGGGCGGCCCGAGACCATCGAGGAGACGGCGGAGATGGTCACCGCGGAGGGTGGCCGGGGCATCGCCGTCCGCACCGACCACACCGTTGAGTCGGAGGTCCAGCGACTCTTCGCCCGGATCCGCGACGAACAGGACCGGCTCGACGTCCTGGTCAACGACATCTGGGGCGGCGATGCGCTGACGGAGTGGGGATCGCCGTTCTGGACCCTCTCCACGGCCCGGGGCGTGGAGTTGCTCGAGCGCGCCGTCCTCAGTCACATCATCACGAGCCGTCACGGTGCGCCGCTGATGGTCGAGCGCAATGCCGGGCTCATCGTCGAGGTGACCGACGGCGATACGCATGGCTACCGGGGAAACCTCTTCTACGACCTGGCCAAGAACGCCGTGATCCGGCTCGCCTACGCCATGGCCGCCGACCTGCACGCCCATGGCGTGACTGCTCTGGCAATCACGCCGGGCTTTCTCCGTTCCGAGGCGGTGCTGGAGGCCTTGGGCGTCACCGAGGCGAACTGGCGGGACGGAATCGAGGAAGATCCCTATTTCGCCGAGTCCGAGACGCCGTGCTTCGTCGGCCGGGCGGTGGCGGCTCTGGCCGCCGACCCCCATGTCGGGCGGAAGAGCGGCGGGCTCTTCTCTAGCTGGGGACTGGCAAGGGAGTATGGCTTCACCGACCTTGACGGGCGGAGGCCCGACTGGAGCCGTTTCTTCGCGCGCAAGGTGGAGGAGATCATTGAACGGGACACGCCGCCGGACGGCATGGACCGTTTCGTCGTTCGCTCCCGGCTCTACCAAGCCCAACTCGACCCGTCCGCGATCGAAGAAGCCGCGTGCCTGCGCGCTTGGCTGGACCGACGGAAGTGA
- a CDS encoding FG-GAP-like repeat-containing protein — translation MRSLRFLLPLVLALSPLHAETKTVWVEDSFEDFADGRLDASGQNLYVSRDGSIRTIHRFDLNQDGFLDLVFNSTHDTAGFLPGTLVSVNSDGSLRESPLAVEGSTGIAAADLNRDGHTDLVFCPNHGGIQNPRRLLTIIWGGEDGWPASRSNGVLPVYGAQAVAVADLNRDDWPEIVTLNREAWLPGQPEGNIVRIFWGSERGYLLARRLDLGVPGGIDLVAADLDGDGGRDVAVLAKGSVQLFWSAAGGKSEAPDSTRIVLPGTAGISLAADDVNGDTLADLLVGTGRDEIYLAVADQGRRFQTAVSIPAFPATHVASGRLDGDEWPDLVLVDLALSRAGGGEIAGAGRDMNLVRVLWGGPSGFSREERLDLQAPFASASAIGDLNADGHADLALARYQGDESFTTDSWIYWGNGGRTLEKSGQGAETVGATDVVVIPARDLVPAHAAFANSRMGTVDEMVPLQVYWGGPKGFDAESVWEIPFQSGYESSGADLNADGYADLVVLNSGHGGAAALASPILGANILWGSAEGFDLERRTTLREIDLGSSNVADLDRDGYLDLVLGAFEDRDPETSEELVIHYGTKRGFDGSRRTAIPSPGRSTGCLVADFNRDGWLDVTVHSSLADRVRVFWGGPGGFDVKRQGGLDSPMPISLETADLNQDGFLDLLVGSYYDKPAGHHDTGSLIFWGSQAGFRFWNSQWLPGFTPIGLAVADWDGDGYLDVFSPHYHAELTRESLPCYLYWGGPDGLETRNRTILICDSAHDALAGDFDRDGRLDVAVSCHTKDGNHHAHSRVYYNDGNRFADPRVQLLPTIGPHWMSDQDMGHIAHRRWEQTYESSVFIWNGTAGDATLEYQADSPEGTSLNFEVRSAATLEALQGSAWRPFGGTVSVAENDRRLQYRVTLRSDNGDRYPVLKRVAISLD, via the coding sequence ATGAGATCACTCCGATTCCTCCTCCCCCTGGTTCTTGCACTTTCCCCGTTGCATGCGGAGACCAAGACCGTCTGGGTCGAAGACTCGTTCGAGGACTTCGCCGACGGACGGCTCGACGCTTCCGGACAGAACCTTTACGTGAGCCGGGACGGCTCCATCCGCACCATCCACCGCTTCGACCTGAACCAGGACGGGTTCCTGGACCTGGTCTTCAACAGCACCCACGACACCGCCGGATTCCTGCCGGGAACCCTGGTCTCGGTGAATTCGGACGGGAGCCTCCGCGAGTCCCCGCTGGCGGTGGAGGGGAGCACGGGAATCGCCGCGGCCGACCTGAACCGGGACGGCCACACCGACTTGGTCTTCTGTCCCAACCACGGCGGAATTCAGAATCCGCGGAGGCTGCTGACCATCATCTGGGGAGGCGAAGACGGCTGGCCGGCCTCCAGGAGCAACGGCGTCCTTCCGGTTTACGGGGCGCAGGCCGTGGCCGTCGCCGACCTGAACCGGGACGACTGGCCCGAGATCGTGACCCTGAACCGGGAGGCGTGGCTGCCGGGACAACCGGAGGGCAACATCGTCCGCATCTTCTGGGGCAGCGAACGGGGCTATCTGCTGGCGCGGCGGCTGGACCTGGGGGTCCCCGGCGGCATCGACCTGGTCGCAGCGGATCTGGACGGGGACGGAGGCCGGGACGTGGCGGTCCTGGCCAAGGGAAGCGTCCAACTGTTCTGGTCGGCGGCCGGCGGAAAGTCGGAGGCTCCCGATTCGACGCGGATTGTCCTTCCGGGAACCGCAGGAATCTCCCTGGCGGCGGACGACGTGAACGGGGACACGCTCGCCGACCTCCTGGTGGGCACGGGCAGAGACGAGATCTACCTGGCGGTAGCGGATCAGGGCCGCCGGTTTCAGACGGCCGTCTCCATCCCGGCGTTTCCCGCGACGCACGTGGCCTCGGGACGGCTGGACGGTGACGAATGGCCCGACCTGGTGCTGGTGGACCTGGCCCTCTCCCGGGCCGGCGGTGGTGAAATCGCCGGCGCCGGCCGCGACATGAACCTGGTCCGGGTGCTGTGGGGCGGGCCGTCCGGCTTCTCCAGGGAGGAGCGCCTCGATTTGCAGGCTCCGTTCGCGTCGGCTTCCGCCATCGGCGACTTGAACGCCGACGGCCACGCCGACCTGGCGCTGGCGCGCTACCAGGGCGACGAGAGCTTCACCACCGATTCCTGGATCTATTGGGGAAACGGAGGGCGAACCCTGGAGAAATCCGGCCAGGGCGCCGAGACGGTGGGGGCGACTGACGTTGTCGTCATCCCCGCCCGCGATTTGGTCCCGGCCCATGCCGCTTTCGCCAACAGCCGCATGGGGACGGTGGACGAGATGGTGCCGCTTCAGGTCTATTGGGGCGGTCCCAAGGGCTTCGACGCCGAGTCGGTCTGGGAAATCCCGTTTCAGAGCGGATACGAGTCCAGCGGCGCCGACCTGAATGCCGACGGTTACGCCGACCTGGTGGTCCTGAACTCGGGCCATGGCGGCGCGGCGGCGCTGGCCTCACCCATTCTGGGAGCCAACATTCTGTGGGGAAGCGCCGAGGGCTTCGACTTGGAACGCCGGACGACGCTGCGGGAAATTGACCTTGGGTCCAGCAACGTCGCCGATCTGGACCGGGACGGCTACCTCGACCTGGTGCTGGGCGCATTCGAGGACCGGGACCCGGAGACCTCCGAAGAACTGGTCATCCACTACGGGACAAAACGGGGGTTCGACGGCAGCCGCAGAACCGCCATCCCCTCGCCGGGACGGTCCACCGGATGCCTGGTGGCCGATTTCAACCGGGACGGGTGGCTCGACGTCACCGTCCACTCCAGTCTCGCGGACCGGGTCAGGGTCTTCTGGGGCGGTCCCGGAGGGTTCGACGTGAAACGGCAGGGAGGCCTGGATTCCCCCATGCCCATCAGCCTGGAAACGGCGGACCTCAACCAGGACGGCTTCCTGGACCTGCTGGTGGGAAGCTACTACGACAAGCCGGCCGGGCACCACGACACGGGGAGCCTCATCTTCTGGGGCTCGCAAGCGGGCTTCCGATTCTGGAACAGCCAGTGGCTTCCCGGCTTCACCCCCATCGGCCTGGCCGTTGCCGACTGGGACGGCGACGGGTACCTGGACGTCTTCTCTCCCCACTACCACGCCGAGCTCACCCGCGAGTCCCTTCCCTGTTACCTCTACTGGGGAGGACCCGATGGTCTGGAAACCCGGAACCGGACCATCCTCATCTGTGATTCGGCACACGACGCCCTGGCGGGTGATTTCGACCGGGACGGACGCCTGGACGTGGCTGTGTCGTGCCATACCAAGGACGGCAACCACCACGCCCATTCCCGGGTCTATTACAACGACGGCAACCGCTTCGCCGATCCCCGGGTCCAGCTCCTGCCCACCATTGGCCCCCACTGGATGAGCGACCAGGACATGGGCCACATCGCCCATCGCCGCTGGGAGCAGACGTACGAGTCGTCTGTGTTCATTTGGAACGGAACCGCCGGCGATGCGACTCTCGAGTACCAGGCCGATTCCCCGGAAGGGACCAGTCTGAACTTTGAGGTGCGGAGCGCGGCCACACTGGAAGCATTGCAGGGGAGCGCCTGGAGACCCTTCGGGGGGACGGTGTCAGTAGCGGAAAACGATCGCCGTCTCCAGTATCGGGTGACCCTTCGTTCCGACAACGGAGACCGTTACCCGGTCCTCAAGCGGGTCGCGATCTCGCTGGATTGA
- a CDS encoding alpha/beta hydrolase, with protein sequence MRPFLFLVWGLFPVLAEPAAAASSEQVRLDRNDLLQYRDSQGQIRPVKKAADWELRRAEIVRGMQEVMGEMPGDDRRVPLEPRVEEEVDGGTYVRRLITYRSEPGSRTPAYLCIPKDALAGKRRAPAVLCLHGTNMEVGHKVVVEPGSRRGRAYAKELAERGYVTLSPAYPHMSNYWPNLGGLGYVSGTMKAIWDNSRGLDLLASLPYVDDSRGFAAIGQSLGGHNAIYTAVFDKRIRAVVSSCGFDSYLDYYGGDLNRWYFGKGWCQIRYMPRLSNYRGRLEEIPFDFHELLGALAPRPIFVNAPLEDGNFQWRSVDRCVAAAKPVYRLLGDEKNLIVRHPDTGHEFPDVVRHEAFRFIDSVLKGK encoded by the coding sequence ATGAGACCATTCCTGTTCCTGGTATGGGGACTCTTCCCGGTCCTGGCCGAACCCGCCGCCGCGGCAAGTTCCGAGCAGGTCCGCTTGGACCGCAACGATCTCCTTCAATATCGGGATTCCCAGGGACAAATTCGGCCGGTCAAGAAAGCGGCGGACTGGGAACTGCGGCGGGCCGAGATCGTGCGGGGGATGCAGGAGGTGATGGGTGAGATGCCCGGCGACGATCGGCGTGTCCCCCTGGAACCCCGGGTCGAGGAGGAGGTGGATGGCGGGACCTACGTCCGGCGGCTCATCACCTACCGGTCCGAACCGGGGTCGCGCACTCCGGCCTACCTCTGCATTCCCAAGGACGCGCTGGCGGGAAAGCGGCGGGCTCCGGCGGTGCTCTGTCTGCACGGGACCAACATGGAAGTGGGACACAAGGTGGTCGTCGAACCGGGGTCCCGGCGGGGACGCGCGTACGCCAAGGAACTGGCCGAGCGGGGCTACGTCACCCTTTCGCCCGCCTATCCTCACATGTCCAACTACTGGCCGAATCTGGGAGGTCTCGGTTACGTGAGCGGCACCATGAAGGCGATCTGGGACAATTCCCGCGGCCTGGACCTGCTGGCCTCCTTGCCCTACGTGGACGACTCCCGGGGGTTCGCCGCCATCGGACAGTCGTTGGGAGGGCACAACGCCATCTATACGGCGGTGTTCGACAAGCGCATCCGGGCCGTGGTCAGCAGTTGCGGGTTCGATTCCTATCTGGACTACTACGGGGGGGATCTGAACCGGTGGTACTTCGGGAAGGGATGGTGCCAGATCCGGTACATGCCCCGTCTGTCCAACTACCGGGGACGCCTGGAGGAGATCCCCTTCGACTTCCACGAGTTGCTGGGCGCCCTGGCTCCCCGTCCCATCTTCGTCAATGCCCCGCTTGAAGACGGCAATTTCCAATGGCGAAGCGTCGACCGTTGCGTCGCCGCGGCGAAGCCGGTCTACCGCCTCTTGGGCGATGAGAAGAACCTCATCGTGCGTCATCCCGACACCGGACACGAATTCCCGGACGTGGTCCGGCACGAAGCCTTCCGGTTCATCGATTCGGTGTTGAAGGGCAAATAG
- a CDS encoding N-carbamoyl-D-amino-acid hydrolase, giving the protein MPRTLTVAAAQSGPVSRSETRGDVVERLLSQMREASRLGCDLAVFTEVALTAFFPHWYMEDQDEIDAWFEREMPGPETQKLFDEAVRLGIGFHLGYAELAREDGRTGRYNTSILVGKDGRIIGKYRKIHLPGNAEFQPGDRYQNLEKYYFDRGNLGFRTWRAFGGVVGLCTCYDRRWPETYRVLALRGAELILLGYNTPDSWPDRPGKAPLARFHNLLCMQAGAYQNGAWVVGVAKAGVEAGVSQIGQSCIISPEGEIVAMATTQKDELVVAECDLDQTVRYRKHALNFEQNRSIRDYRPITERAGAVSPGESPDAP; this is encoded by the coding sequence ATGCCGCGAACTCTGACCGTTGCCGCCGCCCAGTCCGGACCCGTCTCCCGCTCCGAGACCCGGGGAGACGTGGTCGAACGGCTGCTCTCCCAGATGCGGGAGGCGAGCCGCCTCGGTTGCGACTTGGCGGTCTTCACCGAGGTGGCCCTGACGGCATTCTTCCCCCACTGGTACATGGAAGACCAGGACGAAATCGACGCCTGGTTCGAGCGGGAAATGCCGGGGCCGGAGACGCAAAAGCTGTTCGACGAGGCGGTCCGGCTCGGAATCGGGTTCCACCTGGGCTACGCCGAGTTGGCCCGGGAGGATGGTCGGACGGGCCGCTACAACACCTCGATCCTGGTGGGCAAGGACGGCCGGATCATCGGCAAGTACCGGAAGATCCACCTGCCCGGAAACGCCGAATTCCAACCCGGGGACCGGTACCAGAACCTGGAGAAATACTACTTCGATCGGGGCAACCTGGGGTTTCGGACCTGGCGGGCCTTCGGCGGGGTGGTGGGCCTGTGCACCTGCTACGATCGCCGCTGGCCCGAAACCTACCGGGTGCTGGCGCTGCGCGGCGCCGAGCTGATTCTGTTGGGATACAACACCCCGGACTCCTGGCCCGACCGTCCCGGCAAGGCGCCGCTGGCCCGGTTCCACAACCTGCTCTGCATGCAGGCGGGCGCCTACCAGAACGGGGCCTGGGTGGTGGGAGTCGCCAAGGCCGGCGTCGAAGCGGGGGTGAGCCAGATCGGCCAGAGCTGCATCATCTCGCCTGAGGGGGAGATCGTGGCCATGGCCACCACCCAGAAGGACGAACTGGTGGTGGCCGAATGCGATCTGGACCAGACCGTGAGGTACCGAAAACACGCTCTCAACTTCGAGCAGAACCGGAGCATCCGGGACTATCGCCCCATCACCGAGAGAGCGGGAGCCGTATCTCCGGGTGAATCCCCCGACGCGCCCTGA
- a CDS encoding cytochrome c-type biogenesis protein CcmH: MLAVFLFPAVLALAVSGALGSDKEALKRIESNMKCLCDCPHLVSDCGEECGPAPQIRANIQQLLASGMTEEQVFAKYEEEYGPRIYGAPKPEGFNLVAWVLPFVVLTGGGVLVAVFLKSRKEPDPGPKYRRRRRTLSAKHRKMLNRELAE, translated from the coding sequence ATGCTCGCCGTGTTCCTTTTTCCCGCCGTACTTGCCCTTGCCGTCTCAGGTGCGCTGGGTTCCGACAAGGAAGCCCTGAAGCGGATCGAGTCGAACATGAAATGCCTCTGCGACTGCCCGCACCTGGTGTCGGACTGCGGAGAAGAGTGCGGCCCTGCTCCCCAAATCAGAGCCAACATCCAGCAATTGCTGGCCAGCGGGATGACGGAGGAGCAGGTCTTCGCGAAATACGAAGAAGAGTACGGTCCCAGAATCTACGGCGCTCCCAAGCCCGAAGGATTCAACCTTGTGGCCTGGGTTCTCCCCTTCGTCGTCCTGACCGGCGGAGGCGTGTTGGTCGCCGTCTTCCTCAAAAGCCGGAAAGAGCCCGATCCGGGGCCGAAGTACCGCCGCCGGCGCCGAACCCTGTCCGCCAAACACCGCAAGATGCTGAACCGGGAATTGGCGGAGTAA
- a CDS encoding alpha/beta fold hydrolase, whose product MDTPLTDAAWPAVIGAILAAVWLAGAWHLSNRIRRRVLEPAARGDTRPLEVLEVESDRVTLGVLPETGRSRRWRQEGLWGLRWPEGYAQAGRILNLRSRQVTRCLRLLHGDLAPGTRVRLTSFAFPDDPGDGFGLPVRPLRFHSPLGRFPAWLVPGSRSTWVIFVHGKRAAPPSGALRSYPLLKVVADLGFPGLVISYRNDPEAEPAPDGLHWYGLTEWEDLEGAARHALESGAEKLILVGYSMGGCVVMSFLRQSDLAPSVRGVILDSPVLDLEATLKFAARNQGYPGIFYHAAKTLARARFGIPWRKLNYLRDTGYLHAPTLVFHGDADTLVPLRTSRQLTRSRPDLVRCVEVPGATHGRAWNLDPHRYEEITREFLESVASGQLLSRTVRR is encoded by the coding sequence ATGGACACCCCACTGACCGACGCGGCGTGGCCGGCCGTCATTGGAGCCATCCTGGCCGCGGTCTGGCTGGCCGGAGCATGGCACCTTTCCAACCGGATCCGCCGCCGGGTCCTGGAGCCGGCGGCCCGGGGAGACACGCGGCCCCTCGAGGTGTTGGAGGTCGAGTCGGATCGCGTGACTTTGGGAGTCCTCCCGGAGACAGGCCGGAGCCGCCGCTGGCGTCAGGAGGGCCTCTGGGGTCTGCGTTGGCCGGAGGGTTACGCCCAGGCCGGAAGGATCCTGAATCTGAGGAGTCGGCAGGTCACTCGATGCCTCCGTCTTCTGCATGGTGACCTGGCGCCCGGCACCCGCGTGAGGCTCACCAGCTTCGCCTTTCCCGACGACCCGGGCGATGGATTCGGGCTGCCGGTCCGACCGCTCCGATTCCACTCTCCACTGGGCCGATTCCCCGCCTGGTTGGTCCCCGGTTCCCGCTCCACCTGGGTCATCTTCGTCCACGGAAAGCGGGCCGCACCGCCCAGCGGCGCTCTCCGTTCCTACCCCCTGCTGAAGGTGGTGGCGGACCTGGGATTTCCCGGCCTGGTCATCTCGTATCGAAACGATCCGGAGGCCGAGCCCGCCCCGGACGGTCTCCACTGGTACGGACTCACGGAGTGGGAGGATCTGGAAGGAGCCGCCCGCCATGCCTTGGAGTCCGGGGCCGAAAAGCTAATCCTGGTCGGTTACAGCATGGGCGGGTGCGTCGTCATGAGCTTCCTGCGGCAATCTGATTTGGCTCCATCCGTCCGTGGAGTCATTCTGGACTCGCCGGTCCTGGACCTGGAAGCCACATTGAAATTCGCCGCCCGCAACCAAGGGTATCCCGGAATCTTCTACCACGCGGCGAAGACCCTGGCTCGAGCGCGTTTCGGGATTCCTTGGAGGAAGTTGAACTACCTCCGCGACACGGGATATTTGCATGCTCCCACGTTGGTTTTCCATGGAGACGCGGACACCCTCGTTCCACTCCGAACCAGCCGACAGCTCACCCGGTCCCGCCCGGATCTGGTCCGGTGCGTGGAGGTCCCCGGCGCCACCCACGGGAGGGCATGGAACTTGGACCCGCACCGTTACGAGGAAATCACCCGGGAGTTCCTGGAGTCCGTAGCGAGCGGCCAACTCCTGTCAAGGACTGTGAGGAGGTGA
- a CDS encoding helix-turn-helix domain-containing protein: MKTLEIGIAGYDQMKARTLAIARGEYTPAKDEPKVWFTSIESFAKLLSEHNRHLLELIAREQPRSLTELAEMSGRSKSNLSRTMKTMSRYGLVELRHGERGRLVPRVPYDHVRLDVSLTSTR, translated from the coding sequence ATGAAGACACTAGAGATCGGGATTGCCGGTTACGACCAGATGAAGGCGCGCACCCTGGCCATTGCCCGTGGTGAGTACACGCCCGCGAAGGATGAGCCGAAGGTGTGGTTCACCTCGATCGAGAGCTTTGCGAAATTGCTCTCCGAGCACAACAGGCATCTTCTGGAACTGATTGCCCGAGAGCAACCTCGTTCGCTCACGGAGCTCGCGGAGATGTCTGGACGAAGCAAGTCGAACCTTTCGCGAACCATGAAGACGATGTCTCGATACGGGCTCGTAGAATTGCGACACGGAGAGCGTGGGAGGCTGGTACCCCGGGTGCCTTACGATCACGTGAGGCTCGATGTTTCGTTGACTTCAACGCGGTGA
- a CDS encoding Gfo/Idh/MocA family oxidoreductase: MVKPIARSPSINRRMFFQSAKAAGTTALTASLFGQRYRPIDAGKQLRIGVVGGGFGAAFPWHRHPNCKVTAVADLREDRRKRLEERFECSNAHADFRAMLKDPAVDAVAIFTGAPRHVPHCVEVMESGRHVISAVPAAISLKQCQELLEAVKKTGQIYMMAETSCFHPATMTARRLRKEGRFGRIYYTQGDYIHNHGTYLAKGEMPEYLERMFFHEGRRTWRYGNAQGLYITHASGPVIYVTGESLVEVAAVGTPLDHPFYKENRYGNPFLNTTFFFKTSGGNSSRINIHWWTSAPGREGADFFGTEMSLFERWKGLRPSAYVTRPDSEPELLRADHSAELPPSLRNVEGHGGSHPFIIHEFVSACLEQRPPVVDVHQALSYTAPGIVGFHSALKGGDWLKIPDFGPVS, translated from the coding sequence ATGGTGAAACCAATAGCGCGATCCCCATCCATCAACCGCCGAATGTTTTTCCAAAGTGCGAAGGCAGCCGGTACGACTGCATTGACGGCTTCGCTATTCGGACAACGATACAGGCCGATCGATGCCGGCAAGCAGTTGCGGATCGGTGTGGTGGGCGGCGGATTCGGCGCCGCGTTTCCCTGGCATCGGCATCCCAACTGCAAGGTGACCGCGGTCGCCGATCTCAGGGAGGACCGCCGAAAAAGGCTGGAAGAGCGTTTCGAGTGCTCCAATGCCCATGCCGATTTCCGCGCCATGCTCAAGGACCCCGCAGTGGATGCCGTCGCCATCTTCACCGGAGCGCCCCGTCACGTTCCCCACTGCGTGGAGGTCATGGAGTCCGGCCGCCATGTCATCAGCGCGGTTCCGGCCGCCATCAGCTTGAAACAGTGCCAGGAGCTTCTGGAGGCCGTCAAAAAAACCGGTCAGATCTACATGATGGCTGAAACCAGCTGCTTTCACCCAGCCACCATGACGGCCCGCAGACTGAGAAAGGAAGGCAGGTTCGGGAGGATCTATTACACCCAGGGAGACTACATCCATAACCACGGCACCTACCTGGCGAAGGGGGAGATGCCGGAGTATCTGGAGCGAATGTTCTTTCACGAAGGTCGGCGGACTTGGCGCTATGGCAATGCTCAAGGCCTCTATATCACCCATGCCAGCGGTCCGGTCATTTATGTGACCGGCGAGAGCCTGGTCGAGGTCGCGGCGGTCGGAACGCCATTGGACCATCCGTTCTACAAGGAGAACCGGTACGGCAACCCGTTCTTGAACACCACCTTCTTCTTCAAAACCTCGGGTGGAAACTCCTCGCGAATCAACATCCACTGGTGGACTTCCGCTCCCGGCCGGGAAGGAGCGGATTTCTTTGGGACCGAGATGTCGTTGTTCGAGAGGTGGAAAGGGCTGCGCCCTTCCGCTTACGTGACCCGTCCTGATTCGGAACCCGAACTGTTGCGGGCGGACCACTCCGCAGAGCTGCCGCCGTCACTGCGGAACGTTGAGGGGCATGGAGGCTCCCATCCCTTCATCATTCATGAGTTCGTCTCGGCCTGCCTGGAGCAGCGGCCTCCAGTGGTCGATGTCCACCAGGCCCTGTCCTACACTGCGCCCGGAATCGTAGGATTCCACTCGGCACTGAAGGGTGGAGACTGGTTGAAGATTCCCGATTTCGGACCCGTCAGTTAG